From the genome of Candidatus Firestonebacteria bacterium RIFOXYD2_FULL_39_29:
CGGAGGTTCAAAGCCTGCTACACTTGAAACCGGCGCGGTTGTTCAGGTGCCTCTTTTTGTTTTAGAGGGGGAAACTGTAAAAATAGATACGAGGACCGGGGAATACCTGGAAAGAGTACAAAAATAATTTTAATGAACAAGGTTTTTCTGTTTATCAGTACCATTAATTTCAGGTTCATGGCCTTGCCCCCGAAGGAATTGAATGGTGCAGGGTCTGTAGAATCTATTTAGGAAAACGGAGGGAAAATGAATACAAAAGAGATTAAAGAGCTTATTGATTTACTAAAGGGGAGCGATGTCTCCGAAATAGAAATTGAAAGAGAAGGAATAAAAATTAAGATCAAAAAAGGTGCTTCCGGTGCGGTTGTTACTCCGGTTATGACAGCACCACAGTCGATTGTCCATATGCCTGCAGTTCAGCAAGCCGCTATTCCTGCACCTTCTGCTCCTGCTGCAGCGTCAGTACCTGCTTCCGCAAAATCGCTTGGAAGCACTATTAATTCCCCAATGGTCGGGACCTTTTACAAAGCACCTTCTCCTGAATCTGTTCCTTTTATCAAAGAAGGCGATATTATAAAGGAAGGTCAGACTGTTTGCATTATTGAAGCGATGAAGCTTATGAATGAGCTAAAGTCTGAAACAAAAGGCAGGATAACTAAAATACTGGTGGAAAATGGTCAGGCCGTGGAATTTGGACAGCCATTATTCGTTGTTGAACCAGCCTAAGATTACTTCCCCTTCTAAATAAGGGGAAGGTACGGATGGGGATCATAAAAGCTTTTATAAATAAAAATAATATCCCCACCTTAATCCTCCCCTTATCTCGAAAGGGAGGAGAATATAATGTAAGGAGTACAAAATATAATGTTTAAGAAAATATTAATAGCAAATAGAGGCGAAATAGCCCTTCGAATTATCAGAACCTGTAAAGAGATGGGTATTCGCACTGTAGCAGTGTATTCTAAAGCGGATGAGAGTTCGCTATATGTAAAACAGGCTGATGAAAGTGTTTGTATTGGTCCGGCTCAGTCCAGTAAAAGTTACCTTAGCATTCCCAATCTTATATCGGCAGCAGAAATAACGGATGCGGAAGCCATACATCCCGGTTATGGTTTTTTGGCTGAGAATGCGCATTTTGCGGAGATTTGCAGAGACTGCTCTATAAAGTTTATAGGCCCGTCTCCTGAGGCCATAAAAAAACTTGGCGATAAAGTGTACGCAAAAGATACAATGAGAAAAGCAGGAGTTGCCGTAGTTCCCGGTAGTGAAGGTGTGGTTGTAAATGATCAGGAAGCCTTAAAGATTGCAAAAAAAATAGGATATCCGGTTATAGTAAAAGCCAGTGCAGGCGGCGGCGGAAGAGGCATGCGGGTAGCCCATAATGATGTTTCATTGGTTAACGGGTTTCTTACTGCGCGTGCGGAAGCCGAATCAGCTTTCGGCAATCCGGCAGTATATATAGAGAAATATATAGAGGAACCAAGGCATGTGGAGTTTCAATTCTTAGGGGATGAATATGGAGATGTTGCTCATCTCGGAGAAAGAGATTGCACAGTTCAAAGAAAGCATCAAAAACTTATAGAAGAGGCTCCTTCTCCTGCTATGAATCCGAAATTAAGGGAAGAAATGGGAAGAGCTGTGATTAAAGGGGCCAAAGCAGTAAATTACTCAAATGCCGGTACCATGGAATTTCTTCTGGATAAATACAATAAATATTATTTCATGGAAGTTAATACCAGAATACAGGTGGAGCATGGTGTTACCGAAACAGTGATGGGGGTAGATCTAATTAAAGAACAGATTAAGATTGCATTTGGAGAAAGGTTATCTTTGCCAAAAAAAGAATTACATTTCAGGGGTCATGCTATTGAATGCCGGATAAATGCTGAAGATTCCGAGAAGGGGTTTTTGCCGTCTCCGGGAAAAGTTACACAGTTTATAGTTCCGGGAGGTATAGGAATCAGATTGGATACCCAGGTATATGCCGGTTACAGTATTCCGCCTTTTTATGATTCCATGATAGCAAAACTCATTTCCCATGGTAATAATAGGACGGAAGCGATAGACAGAATGGCGAGAGCCCTTGATGAATTTGTAATAGAAGGAATAAAAACTACAATTCCGTTTCATAAGAAAGTAATGATGAACTCTTCTTTCAGGAGAGGCGAGTTTAATACGAGTTTTGTCGAAACCTTTCTGGGAAAGTAAAACTCCACACCCTTACGAGGCTGTGCCAAAAGTCTGAAATATTTTACAGATACCAAAACATATTGTAGTTGCTCGATTTATAGAGCTTACCAATTGCGCCTGATTAATCAGGCAACTACCTTTTGGCACAGCCTCTTACGCCAGTGGTTTTCAAAACCGCCTGCACAATAAGCCATTATTATGAAGAACAGTAATGCCTCTGCAAATA
Proteins encoded in this window:
- a CDS encoding acetyl-CoA carboxylase, biotin carboxyl carrier protein, translating into MNTKEIKELIDLLKGSDVSEIEIEREGIKIKIKKGASGAVVTPVMTAPQSIVHMPAVQQAAIPAPSAPAAASVPASAKSLGSTINSPMVGTFYKAPSPESVPFIKEGDIIKEGQTVCIIEAMKLMNELKSETKGRITKILVENGQAVEFGQPLFVVEPA
- a CDS encoding acetyl-CoA carboxylase biotin carboxylase subunit codes for the protein MFKKILIANRGEIALRIIRTCKEMGIRTVAVYSKADESSLYVKQADESVCIGPAQSSKSYLSIPNLISAAEITDAEAIHPGYGFLAENAHFAEICRDCSIKFIGPSPEAIKKLGDKVYAKDTMRKAGVAVVPGSEGVVVNDQEALKIAKKIGYPVIVKASAGGGGRGMRVAHNDVSLVNGFLTARAEAESAFGNPAVYIEKYIEEPRHVEFQFLGDEYGDVAHLGERDCTVQRKHQKLIEEAPSPAMNPKLREEMGRAVIKGAKAVNYSNAGTMEFLLDKYNKYYFMEVNTRIQVEHGVTETVMGVDLIKEQIKIAFGERLSLPKKELHFRGHAIECRINAEDSEKGFLPSPGKVTQFIVPGGIGIRLDTQVYAGYSIPPFYDSMIAKLISHGNNRTEAIDRMARALDEFVIEGIKTTIPFHKKVMMNSSFRRGEFNTSFVETFLGK